In Rana temporaria chromosome 3, aRanTem1.1, whole genome shotgun sequence, a single window of DNA contains:
- the LOC120930317 gene encoding tetraspanin-7-like, which yields MTDGTAEQLHPRKYSAGRNDILDLQGDRRISIVAGHPHRSHPTGVWVLPEYPQDEQEEVQRFVSHQTVAGELQENDDILFRSLVIPKYSFQHRKRYTRRRMALLKLSLMAFSFVFWIAGLAMLIVGIWAKISLEQYLVLSTNSYPNTPLILLVSGAAVLLWGFLGCFSAAVEKRCLLRTYGLFQLAVLLAGLAAGLSGLFYRRDITEGFQSGLKNAVLSYAEDEEKADALDAIQKNLHCCGVHSYHDWFESSWSLEQQYDDLRHKNGSVPSSCCQTRKACHNIPLRIEVSGIHREGCFKKVCDFVSDNMFYIATVALGLALIQVIGIVLSCLLANNIPLQLPETVPT from the exons ATGACTGATGGCACAGCAGAGCAGTTGCATCCAAGAAAATACTCTGCAGGGAGAAATGACATTTTGGACTTACAGGGTGACAGAAGGATCTCCATTGTGGCTGGACATCCACATAGAAGTCACCCCACTGGTGTGTGGGTGCTGCCTGAATATCCCCAAGATGAGCAGGAAGAAGTGCAACGTTTTGTCTCACACCAAACTGTAGCAGGAGAGTTGCAAGAAAATGATGACATCCTTTTTCGATCCTTGGTTATCCCCAAATACAGTTTTCAACACAGAAAGAGGTACACACGACGTAGGATGGCTCTGTTAAAGCTTTCGCTCATGGCCTTCAGTTTCGTCTTTTGGATTGCAGGTCTAGCTATGCTCATAGTGGGAatatgggcaaaaatctcattgGAGCAATATTTGGTTTTGTCCACCAACAGTTATCCAAACACACCACTCATTTTACTGGTGAGTGGGGCTGCTGTACTGCTTTGGGGCTTTCTTGGCTGCTTCAGTGCTGCAGTAGAGAAGAGGTGTCTTCTACGCACCTATGGGCTTTTCCAGCTGGCAGTGCTTTTGGCTGGGCTTGCTGCTGGACTCTCTGGCTTGTTCTACCGCAG GGATATTACAGAAGGTTTTCAGAGTGGCCTGAAGAACGCTGTTCTTTCCTATGCAGAAGACGAGGAAAAGGCTGATGCTTTGGATGCTATCCAAAAAAACCTACATTGCTGTGGTGTCCATAGTTATCATGACTGGTTTGAATCATCGTGGTCCTTGGAGCAACAATATGATGACCTAAGACACAAAAACGGTTCAGTACCCAGCAGCTGCTGCCAGACACGGAAGGCATGCCACAATATCCCATTGCGTATTGAAGTGTCAGGAATCCACAGGGAAGGCTGTTTTAAGAAAGTCTGTGACTTTGTAAGCGACAACATGTTTTACATTGCCACTGTTGCTCTGGGGCTGGCATTAATACAAGTGATAGGCATTGTCTTATCATGTTTATTAGCGAACAATATACCGCTTCAGCTTCCAGAAACAGTTCCAACCTGA